Below is a genomic region from Mesorhizobium sp..
TCGACTGCGCCACCACCACCGCGAGCGGGTTGTTCAGTTCGTGCGAGACGCCGGCAAGCAGCGAGCCCATGGCCGCCATCTTCTCGTTCTGATGCAGCCGGTCGCGCTGGCGATTGATCTCCTCCTCGGCGCGCCGCCGCTCGCGCAGGTCGCGCACGGCGCCGATGAACAGCTTGCGCCCGGCGGCATTGACTTCGGAAATGGTCAGCTCGACGGGGAAGATCTCGCCCCTGGAATTGGTGGCGTTCATCTCGAAGCGCTTGCCGATCATCCGGCCGGCCTCGCTTTCCAGATAAGAGCGCAGGCCGTTCACCAGCATCGGACGGTATTCGAGCGGGACCAGCGTCGCGACGATGTTGCGCCCGAGCACCTCGTGCTTCTTCCAGCCGAACATCCGCTCGGCGGCCGGGTTGAATTCGATGATGCCGCCGCTCTCGTCGATGATCACCATGCCGTCGAGCGCGGCGTTGAGCATCGTCGTGCGGAAGGTCTCGGCGATATGTGCCTCGGTCTGCGAGCGTTCGATGGCGTCGCCGATGATCAGCGCCACCATGGACAGCGCCGAATGCTCCTCGTCGGTCCACTCCCTTTCCGTGACGCAGTCGTTGACCGCGAGCGTTCCCCAGACATACCCGTGGGCGAAGATCGGGTAAGAGATGAAGGATTTGATGCGCTGGCGCTCGAAATCCTCGCGCAGGAAGCCGGTCAGCTCGCGGGCATGGCCGGCGAAGACGGTGCCGCGCCGGGCATCCTCCGACAACGTCTGCAGAAGCGGATCCGATTCGATCATCGACTGGACGATCGTCGTCGGACGGCCTTCCGGGCCGAGCACCGTGCGGTCGACCCAGTAGGAGACGATCGTCTGGGAAAAACCCTGGCCGGTGATGTCACGCATGCGGAACAGAACCGACCGGTGGCAGCGGAACGCCATGCCGAGAATGGCGAGGGCGTCGTCGATCTCCTGCTGCCAGTCGCTTGCCTGGCGCATCCGGCGCATGAGGTCTGCCACGACCACGGTCAGCCCGCGCGACTGGAAGTCTTTCCGGTAGCGGGAGACGTCTTCGAGTTCGGAGAGGGTCTGTTCCAGGATAGGGTCCCTCTATGCGGATTTCTGACCCGCGTCGGACAGGGAGAAGATGTAGCCCTCGCCACGCACCGTGCGCAGGAAGCGCGGATTGGAGGGGTCGCTCTCGATCTTCTTGCGCAGCCGCATAATGCGGATGTCGAGTGCGCGCGAATCGTCCGCCTCGTCGGCGAGGCCGATCGCCTCGGCGATCGCCGAGCGGCTGAGCAGGCGGTTGGCGCGGGTCAGGAAGACCTCGAGCACGTCGAACTCGCTCTTGGCCATCTCCACCATGGCGCCGCCCGGACCGGTGACCATGCGACCGTCGAGGTCGGCCGAGAAGCCGCCAAAGGTGACGACACGGCGGGCCGGACGCGCCGGGCCGTCGTCGTCGGAGATCGTCCCGCTCGGCGGCGGTACGCGGCGCAGCACGGAACGGACGCGGGCGAGCAACTCGCGCAATTCGTAAGGTTTGACGATGTAGTCGTCGGCTCCCAGCTCGAGACCGACGATACGGTCGATGGAGGTGCCGGAGGCGGTGGCGAAGATGATGCCGACCGGCATCTTGGAGCGCAGCCAGCGGCCGAGCGACAGACCGTCCTCGCCGGGCATCGAAATGTCGAGAATCGCAAGGTTGAAGGTCTGCTCGCGGGCGATTTCGCGCATCGCGGCGGCATCGCCGGCCACCGTCACGTCATATCCGCTCGCCTGCAGGTATTCGGCGACCGCATCGCGAAGGTCCGGCTCGTCGTCCACCACAACGATTCTCGATCGCACGGCAGTGTCTTCCCTGCTGGTTCCGGAAAGCAGATTGGGTGTAAACATGATGCCCGAGTCTTTCTTTATCTCTTTTTTCTGGAAGGTCCATGTCCGCCAGAGCGGTGATCGCGATCGTGTCGGCGAGCAAGGAAACCGGCGTCCAACTCGGCGAGTATCTGCGCCGGCGCGGTCATGACGTCTTGCTCGCGCACGAATTGTGGTCCGGTCGGCCGCTTTTCGCCGGCAAACCCGATCTCGCGGTCGTCGATCTGCAACTTCCCGGCGGCTCCGGCCTCGACCTCCTGCGCGATTATGGCGGGGAGGAGGGGCCGGCTTTCGTCGTCGTCTCCAGCGGTCCCGCGCTGATCGAGAAGGTGCTGGCGCTGGAACTGGGCGCCGCCGACGTCATCGAGACGCCGTTCAACCTGCGCGAGACGGCGACGCGCATCGGCGGCATCCTGACCCGCCGCGGCTTTGCCGCGCCCGAACTGCTGCCGCTCGAAAACTCCACCGTCGATCTGCGCGCCGCGCTCGTCATGCATCATTCCGGCGAGGAAGAGCAGCTCTCGGCCGGCCAGGTGGCGATGCTCAAGCTGTTCGCCGCCAATCCGCACACCGTCATCAACCGCGACGACATCATCGCCGCCGCTCCGGCCGAGAGCTACGACGCTTTCGACCGGTCGATCGATTCCCGCATCGTGCGGCTGCGCCGCAAGCTCGATTCGGAGGCGATCGTCACCGTGCGCGGGGCGGGATACCGTTTCGATCCGCCGAAAGGCGCATAGACGCTCGAAGCGGGTCTCGCCCGCGGAACGCCGCACTGCCGCCCTGCCTGCCCCGGGCTGCACCTAGCGGACCGCCGTGGTCGCCGCCGACGCGATCTCGACCGTCGGCGCGACGAGCGCGCGGTCGCCGGAATGCTCCTTCATCAGCGTTGCGCCCACGGCGACGAGGCCGAGGGCGGCCTGTCCGTAGAGCAGCGCAATCAGGACGGTAGATCCGAGTTTCGAACGCATGAGCGCATCTCCCGCTGGCCCTGCTGCGGTAGGCCGCGCATGGGCTGTCGTCTTTCATGCGAGAAGGATGCTCGGACCGTGTATCCGGAATGTGCCGCTCGAAATGGCGATATGTTGCCATAAGTTGCTGGGATTCCGCCGGTTTCGCCCGGCCGGCAAGAATGATGCGAAAGCGGCCGGACCTGTATCCGAAAATGACCGGAACGGAAACCAATTCGAAACAAAGATGAACGCGGCGTGAAATTGCCGCGATACACAGCCGGCGCAAATTGCCTCCATCAAGCGCAGCAGACGCTAACGAAACAGCTGGAGGCTCCAATGACCGCTCTTTCCGCCCGCTTCATCAACATCGCCGCGATCGCCGCCACAGGCCTCGGCCTGATGCTCGCAGCCGGCAACGCCCCCGCCCAGGCTTCGGTCAACGAAGTGGTCGCGCGCATTTCCATCTCCGAGCAGAAGATGCAGGTCTCCGTCGGCGGCCGCCAGACCTACGAATGGAAGGTCTCGACGGCGGGCAAGGGCTACGTCACGCCCACCGGCTCGTGGAAGCCCTACCGCATGCACGAGATGTGGTATTCGAAGAAATACGACAACGCGCCGATGCCGCATTCGGTGTTCTTCACCGGCGGCTACGCGGTCCATGCCACCCCGCATGTCAAGAATCTCGGCCGCCCGGCCTCGCATGGCTGCATCAGGCTGCATCCGACGAATGCCGAGGCGTTCTACACGCTGGTCAAGACGTTCGGCCAGCAGAACACCCGCATCGTCATCGTCAACTGATTTCCCCGAGCGCTGCGCCGGAGTTCCCCCGGCGCCATCGCTTGACTCACCCCGGCAGGAGGCTGACCTCCCCTGCCGGGGTCTGCTTTTTGCGGATCGGTCTATTGCCGGCGGCCGGCGCGAAACTGGCTCGGCGACTGGCCGAAGGCGGCGCTGAAGGCGCGGCTGGCGTGGGCGCCGTCGGAAAAGCCCCAGTGAAGTGCGATCTCGGTGATCGACCGCTCTGCCTGGCGCGGATCGGCGAGATCGCGGCGCATGGCCGCGAGCCGGCGCGTGCGGATATGCGCGGACAGCGTGCCGCCGGTGGCCGAGAACAGCATATGCAGATAGCGCGGCGAGATGCCGAAGCGGGCGGCGATGCGCGACGGCGTCAGCGCCGGATCGGCGAGACGGTCCTCGACATGGGCGAGGATGCGAGACAGGAGATCGCCGGCGGCCGAATTCGGCGCGACGGGGTCGATGAGCCGGCCCAGAAGGTCGACGAGGATATCGGCCGCGAGCGGTGCGTGGCCAGCCGGAATGTCCCGCGCCACCCTGGCAAGCGAGGCGAGGTGGCCGGCGGCCAGCGCCCCCAGACCGCTTCGGCTCTCCAGCCGCACGGCACCGCGCGGCTCGGAGGCGACCACGCCGCGGCCGAGCCGCTCGCGCGGGACGAGCAGCGTCACCTTGTGCAGCGGGCTCATCACCTCGAAGCGGATCGGCCGCGAGCCGTCCCAGAGCAGCATGTCGCCGGCGCCGAGATTCGCGACGACATCGTCCTGTCTCACCCGCTCCGCGCCGGAGAGGACCAAAAGCAGGCCGAAATGGTCGCCGTCGGTGCGGCGGATGTCGGCGGCGTCGCGATAGCCCGACAGCGGGGCGCTGCGGCATTCGACCACCGAGCAGCCGCCCAACCCATGCCAGTCCAGCCGGCAATCGTATATATCGCGGTCGCGGAGATCGAGCGACCATGGCAGATGCACCTCGCTCAGCATCGACCGCGCCGCCTCGGCGCGCAGCGCCCGCGGCAGGTCGCCGGACCTCCAGCTGCCCGAAATCATCGCTTCCTCCCGCGCCATGCCTCCCGCCGACGCTCGCCGACGACATTATTGCATCGGCGCTTCCCTGTCGAACAAGGCCGTTTCGCTGACGTTCAAGCGCCGTTCCGCTGCCGCGCGCATCAAGTCCGCCTCGATCATCGCCAAGGGAGGATACCATGCGACGCGACATCGAATTCAGGACCGAGGACGGGGTGACCCTGCGCGGCTGGCACTACAAGGCGAGCGGCGTCGAGGGGCCCGCGCCGACGGTCATCATGGCGCACGGCTTCACCGCCACGCGCGAGATCTATCTCGACAGTTTTGCCGAGGTGTTTGCGGCGGCGGGCCTCGGCGTCATCGTATACGACCACCGCAATTTCGGCGTCAGCGACGGAAGCCCGCGCGGCCATGCCGATCCGTGGGCGCAGATCAACGGCTACCGCGACGCCATCACCTGGGCGCAGACCCAGAGCGACGTCGACCCGAACCGGATCGGCGTGTGGGGGTCGAGCTATGCCGGCGGGCATGTGCTGGTCGTCGCAGCCCTCGATCGGCGGGTGAAATGCGTCGTGGCGCAGGTGCCGCTCACCTGGGGCTTCGAGACGGCGCGGCGGCTGATCCGCGGCGACCACTGGGCCGGTTTGCGCGCCGCCTTCGACGGCGACCGCGCCGCGCGCGCCCGCGGCGAGGCCGGCGCGATGATGCCGGTGACGGCGCCGGAAGGGCAGCCCTGCGCGCTGCCGACGGCCGACACCTACGAGTTCTTCACCCGCTTCGAGAAGGAGCACAAGACCAACTGGAAAAACGAGGTGACGCTGCATTCGATCGAGATGTTCACCGAATACGAGCCGGCGACCTACATCGCCCGCATCGCGCCGACGCCGCTGATGGTCGTGGTCGCGGCCGGCGATCATCTCACGCCCTTCGACATGACGGCGCGTGCCTACGAGCAGGCGCTGGAGCCGAAGAAGCTGGTGGTGCTGCCGGGCGGGCATTTCGAGGCCTATACGGGGGCGCCGTTCAAGGTCTCGTCGGCGGCACAGCGCGACTGGTTCAAGCAGCACCTGTAGAAGAAGGAAGTATTGGGGACAGTTTACCTAATTCTGCCAATCGACCGTGCCAAATCTCGATGCGGCCTGTC
It encodes:
- a CDS encoding response regulator transcription factor encodes the protein MSARAVIAIVSASKETGVQLGEYLRRRGHDVLLAHELWSGRPLFAGKPDLAVVDLQLPGGSGLDLLRDYGGEEGPAFVVVSSGPALIEKVLALELGAADVIETPFNLRETATRIGGILTRRGFAAPELLPLENSTVDLRAALVMHHSGEEEQLSAGQVAMLKLFAANPHTVINRDDIIAAAPAESYDAFDRSIDSRIVRLRRKLDSEAIVTVRGAGYRFDPPKGA
- a CDS encoding L,D-transpeptidase; translation: MTALSARFINIAAIAATGLGLMLAAGNAPAQASVNEVVARISISEQKMQVSVGGRQTYEWKVSTAGKGYVTPTGSWKPYRMHEMWYSKKYDNAPMPHSVFFTGGYAVHATPHVKNLGRPASHGCIRLHPTNAEAFYTLVKTFGQQNTRIVIVN
- a CDS encoding alpha/beta hydrolase gives rise to the protein MRRDIEFRTEDGVTLRGWHYKASGVEGPAPTVIMAHGFTATREIYLDSFAEVFAAAGLGVIVYDHRNFGVSDGSPRGHADPWAQINGYRDAITWAQTQSDVDPNRIGVWGSSYAGGHVLVVAALDRRVKCVVAQVPLTWGFETARRLIRGDHWAGLRAAFDGDRAARARGEAGAMMPVTAPEGQPCALPTADTYEFFTRFEKEHKTNWKNEVTLHSIEMFTEYEPATYIARIAPTPLMVVVAAGDHLTPFDMTARAYEQALEPKKLVVLPGGHFEAYTGAPFKVSSAAQRDWFKQHL
- a CDS encoding response regulator transcription factor, encoding MRSRIVVVDDEPDLRDAVAEYLQASGYDVTVAGDAAAMREIAREQTFNLAILDISMPGEDGLSLGRWLRSKMPVGIIFATASGTSIDRIVGLELGADDYIVKPYELRELLARVRSVLRRVPPPSGTISDDDGPARPARRVVTFGGFSADLDGRMVTGPGGAMVEMAKSEFDVLEVFLTRANRLLSRSAIAEAIGLADEADDSRALDIRIMRLRKKIESDPSNPRFLRTVRGEGYIFSLSDAGQKSA
- a CDS encoding helix-turn-helix domain-containing protein; translated protein: MISGSWRSGDLPRALRAEAARSMLSEVHLPWSLDLRDRDIYDCRLDWHGLGGCSVVECRSAPLSGYRDAADIRRTDGDHFGLLLVLSGAERVRQDDVVANLGAGDMLLWDGSRPIRFEVMSPLHKVTLLVPRERLGRGVVASEPRGAVRLESRSGLGALAAGHLASLARVARDIPAGHAPLAADILVDLLGRLIDPVAPNSAAGDLLSRILAHVEDRLADPALTPSRIAARFGISPRYLHMLFSATGGTLSAHIRTRRLAAMRRDLADPRQAERSITEIALHWGFSDGAHASRAFSAAFGQSPSQFRAGRRQ